In the Nothobranchius furzeri strain GRZ-AD chromosome 15, NfurGRZ-RIMD1, whole genome shotgun sequence genome, one interval contains:
- the slc35a2 gene encoding UDP-galactose translocator, which produces MAAESHTKTGGEIATSRTQSEANRKLKYISLAVLVVQNASLILSIRYVRTLPGDRFFTTSAVVMAEILKVLTCLLIILLQKRFNLKETAGFLLDSVVLQYKDTLKLAVPSLIYTLQNNLQYVAISNLPAATFQVTYQLKILTTALFSVLMLRKSLSRVQWVSLLLLFAGVAIVQVQQEGNKEASVANASNQNYTVGLVAVVVSCLSSGFAGVYFEKILKGSSASVWMRNVQLGIFGTALGLLGMWWNDGAAIAKRGFLFGYTNMVWCVIFNQAFGGLLVAVVVKYADNILKGFATSFSIIVSTVTSIYLFGFHVDLLFTAGAGLVIGAVYMYSLPKAPGGSLGHGLSSSSSASPSPPKTEGGGEMEAFLPKCAGKEKGS; this is translated from the exons ATGGCCGCGGAGAGCCACACCAAGACAGGGGGAGAAATAGCGACGAGCCGGACCCAGAGTGAAG CCAACAGGAAGCTAAAGTACATCAGTCTGGCCGTGCTTGTGGTCCAGAACGCATCGCTCATCCTCAGCATCCGATACGTCCGCACGTTGCCAGGCGACCGCTTCTTCACCACATCAGCCGTGGTGATGGCCGAGATTCTGAAGGTTTTGACGTGTCTGCTCATCATCCTACTACAGAAGAGAT TCAACCTGAAGGAGACGGCGGGCTTCCTGCTCGACTCTGTGGTTCTTCAGTACAAAGACACGCTGAAGCTGGCGGTTCCGTCGCTCATCTACACGCTGCAGAACAACCTGCAGTACGTCGCCATCTCCAACCTGCCGGCCGCCACCTTCCAG GTGACCTACCAGCTGAAGATCCTCACCACAGCACTCTTCAGCGTCCTGATGCTCAGGAAGTCCTTGTCCAGAGTCCAGTGGGtctcgctgctgctgctgttcgcTGGTGTTGCCATAGTCCAG GTGCAGCAGGAGGGGAACAAGGAGGCGTCGGTGGCGAATGCCTCCAACCAGAACTACACCGTGGGTTTAGTCGCCGTGGTGGTCAGCTGTCTCTCATCGGGATTCGccggcgtttactttgaaaagatCCTGAAGGGAAGCTCCGCCTCCGTATGGATGAGGAACGTTCAGCTGGGGATTTTTGGCACGGCGCTCGGCCTGCTGGGAATGTGGTGGAACGACGGCGCCGCCATTGCTAAGCGTGGTTTCCTGTTTGGCTACACCAACATGGTGTGGTGCGTCATCTTCAACCAGGCCTTCGGCGGGCTGCTGGTGGCCGTGGTGGTAAAGTACGCCGACAACATCCTGAAAGGTTTCGCCACCTCCTTCTCCATCATCGTCTCCACGGTGACGTCCATCTACCTGTTTGGCTTCCACGTGGACTTGCTCTTCACagcgggggcggggcttgtgatcGGCGCCGTCTACATGTACAGCCTCCCCAAAGCGCCTGGCGGCTCTCTGGGTCATGGCCTCTCCTCATCTTCCTCGGCATCTCCGTCGCCACCAAAGACGGAAGGGGGCGGCGAGATGGAGGCGTTTCTGCCAAA